A region of Kribbella sp. NBC_01245 DNA encodes the following proteins:
- a CDS encoding MauE/DoxX family redox-associated membrane protein — MVNDLAAVQPLVLGAILLWSSYGKLVGDQVPARARRTALVPLVGKERAVPAFRAVGMIEVLVGLALVLPPLRLVDAAAATVLAAGFVGYLVYAKIAAPDSSCGCVGSKAAPVSWRSLGRAGLLLAGAAFALTATTGWWTVFANPAVIGVAVVEGLVFAALSAELDHLWLVPLRRLRVRLTHPLSKTAGTYDVPLAATQQQLMRSPAYREVSPYLRSDIRDHWDKGDWRFVSYTAAYGERAGLAVFAVPRLQYEPDDVLVAIVDDETGKTLYKPRLVKREDLLPMAN; from the coding sequence ATGGTGAATGATCTCGCCGCTGTGCAACCACTCGTGCTGGGGGCGATCCTGCTCTGGTCGTCGTACGGCAAACTCGTCGGCGACCAGGTCCCGGCCAGGGCACGCCGGACCGCGTTGGTCCCGCTGGTCGGCAAGGAGCGCGCGGTTCCGGCGTTCCGCGCGGTCGGGATGATCGAGGTACTGGTCGGCCTGGCGCTGGTACTGCCGCCGCTGCGGCTGGTCGATGCCGCGGCCGCGACGGTGCTCGCGGCCGGGTTCGTCGGTTATCTCGTCTACGCCAAGATCGCCGCGCCCGATTCGTCCTGCGGGTGCGTCGGTTCCAAGGCCGCGCCGGTGTCGTGGCGTTCGCTCGGCCGGGCCGGCCTCCTGCTGGCCGGTGCCGCGTTTGCGCTCACTGCGACGACCGGTTGGTGGACGGTGTTCGCCAACCCAGCAGTGATCGGCGTGGCGGTTGTCGAAGGACTGGTGTTCGCGGCGCTGTCGGCCGAGCTCGACCACCTTTGGCTGGTGCCGTTGCGGCGGCTCCGGGTCCGGCTAACGCACCCGCTCTCCAAGACCGCCGGCACGTACGACGTACCACTCGCGGCCACGCAGCAGCAGTTGATGCGTAGTCCGGCCTACCGGGAGGTCTCGCCGTACTTGCGTTCCGACATCCGCGACCACTGGGATAAGGGCGACTGGCGGTTTGTCAGCTATACGGCCGCGTACGGCGAACGGGCCGGCCTGGCCGTCTTCGCCGTACCCCGGTTGCAGTACGAGCCGGACGACGTACTGGTCGCCATCGTCGACGACGAGACCGGTAAGACCCTCTACAAACCCCGACTGGTCAAACGCGAAGACCTACTGCCGATGGCCAACTAA
- the mscL gene encoding large conductance mechanosensitive channel protein MscL → MLKGFKEFIMRGNVVDLAVAVVIGAAFGKIITALVDGLINPLVAAIFGQPDVTNVGTFTINEAKFSIGLILQEVINFLFVAAAIYFVIVVPINHLNERRKRQSEPEAETLTTDQELLTEIRDALRTR, encoded by the coding sequence ATGCTCAAAGGCTTCAAAGAATTCATCATGCGCGGCAACGTCGTCGACCTCGCGGTCGCGGTCGTCATCGGCGCCGCGTTCGGCAAGATCATCACGGCACTGGTCGATGGTCTGATCAACCCGCTGGTCGCCGCGATCTTCGGTCAACCCGATGTGACGAACGTCGGCACGTTCACGATCAACGAGGCGAAGTTCTCGATCGGGCTGATCCTGCAGGAGGTCATCAACTTCCTGTTCGTCGCCGCGGCGATCTACTTCGTGATCGTAGTGCCGATCAACCACCTGAACGAGCGCCGGAAGCGCCAGAGTGAGCCGGAGGCCGAGACCCTGACCACCGACCAGGAGCTGCTCACCGAAATCCGCGACGCCCTCCGCACCCGCTGA
- a CDS encoding META domain-containing protein, giving the protein MSKTELEQDLRKTFERAAASVPAAPDLVIRAETQVRRERKTWAAAGAAVVAVAAVAVVGVAMQREPDGPPVAGQPAAVQTSSATTTASATAPATVSGVSGTWFPLRMTGFTGLRKARPQQPMLTFAADGTWTGSDGCNSLGGTYTIGAGGQFSATVGDQRLAGCDNVPHTGVLMETRKVVGDKISLRFLGADGLELASYVRTR; this is encoded by the coding sequence GTGAGCAAGACTGAACTCGAACAAGACCTGCGGAAGACGTTCGAGCGTGCCGCCGCGAGTGTGCCGGCCGCGCCCGATCTGGTCATCCGGGCGGAGACCCAGGTGCGCCGCGAGCGCAAGACCTGGGCCGCCGCCGGTGCCGCCGTGGTCGCGGTCGCCGCGGTCGCCGTCGTCGGTGTGGCGATGCAGCGCGAGCCGGACGGCCCACCCGTCGCCGGGCAGCCGGCCGCGGTCCAGACGAGCAGCGCCACGACCACCGCGTCGGCCACGGCTCCCGCGACTGTCAGCGGTGTGAGCGGCACCTGGTTCCCGCTCCGGATGACCGGGTTCACCGGGTTGAGGAAGGCCCGGCCGCAGCAGCCGATGCTGACCTTCGCCGCCGACGGGACCTGGACGGGTTCGGACGGCTGCAACAGCCTCGGCGGGACGTACACGATCGGTGCCGGCGGCCAGTTCAGCGCGACCGTCGGCGACCAGCGCCTGGCCGGTTGCGACAACGTGCCGCACACCGGCGTGCTGATGGAGACCCGCAAGGTTGTGGGCGACAAAATCAGCCTGCGATTCCTGGGCGCCGACGGGCTCGAACTTGCGTCATACGTGCGGACACGGTAG
- a CDS encoding SigE family RNA polymerase sigma factor: MEFEEYASARGQDLVRLGFTVSGDYQRAEDLAQIALMQAFRNWRRVQRTEDPHNYVRRILVNSYLSMTRKRSFTEAPAADIDSERTVPDPAIDIVNSDDLWRALARLSARGRVVLVLRYYQDMDDRTIADVLGIKPSSVRATASRALASLRTARQYSRVDERLP, translated from the coding sequence GTGGAGTTCGAGGAGTACGCGTCCGCGCGCGGGCAAGACCTGGTGCGGCTCGGATTCACCGTGTCCGGGGACTACCAGCGTGCGGAAGATCTGGCCCAGATCGCCCTCATGCAGGCGTTCCGCAACTGGCGGCGCGTGCAACGAACGGAGGATCCACATAACTACGTGCGGCGGATCCTCGTCAATTCCTACCTGTCGATGACCCGGAAGCGGTCCTTCACCGAGGCTCCCGCCGCCGACATCGACTCCGAACGCACGGTGCCCGACCCCGCCATCGACATCGTGAACTCCGACGACCTCTGGCGAGCACTCGCCCGGTTGTCGGCCAGGGGACGGGTCGTTCTGGTCCTGCGCTACTACCAGGACATGGACGACCGGACGATCGCCGATGTGCTCGGCATCAAACCGTCGTCCGTGCGCGCGACGGCCAGCAGAGCGCTGGCCTCGCTGCGGACGGCCAGGCAGTACAGCCGCGTTGATGAGAGGTTGCCGTGA
- a CDS encoding FmdB family zinc ribbon protein, which produces MPTYQYQCTDCGTNLEVRQSFSDDALTVCPECDGVLRKVFNAVGVVFKGSGFYRNDSRNTKSTATVPSKSDSGAKTAAPAASSSGSGSSSGDSGSSSSSSSSSSGSSSSGKSSSAA; this is translated from the coding sequence GTGCCGACGTACCAGTACCAGTGCACCGACTGCGGGACCAACCTCGAGGTGCGCCAGAGCTTCTCCGATGACGCACTGACGGTGTGCCCGGAGTGCGACGGAGTGCTGCGCAAGGTGTTCAACGCGGTCGGCGTCGTCTTCAAGGGCTCCGGTTTCTACCGCAACGACAGCCGCAACACGAAGAGCACCGCGACCGTGCCGTCGAAGTCCGACTCGGGCGCGAAGACCGCGGCTCCTGCTGCGTCGAGCTCCGGCTCGGGGTCCAGCTCGGGTGACTCCGGTTCTTCCTCCTCGAGCAGCTCGTCCTCGTCGGGCAGTTCCTCCAGTGGGAAGTCTTCCTCCGCCGCCTGA
- a CDS encoding alpha/beta hydrolase: MRNRLAALTAVTTVLVSCISPTATPTPGPTTTSTLQNPVSANPVLENPAPCPNTPGFTCTTLRVPLDHGRRTGPALELSVAAADNADAPRGVLLLLTGGPGQPGVSLVNRVRNYFDPAVLAQYRLVMFDQRGTGPKGINCQELQTSVGGSDWLTPAADAVDACSRQLGKNRDFYRSTDTVADVDLLRRALGQQRLTIDGVSYGTFTGAHYALSHPSRVSALILDSVVPFSGLDPFGVDLLGTTTRTVLARACAQDPACTTDPVADLAWLLRNGELDGKPINGVNFVESLSIMSVSSVNPSFKGIPKLLNDARNGNMAPLKQFLERASGLGTPYDQLSAGLHMATLCSDVRKQPWGTSETPLALRQAALDRAVSRLDPATLYPYDVRTARSMLMVEGCLRWEPARASTYSKLPRLVPPTLILHGTNDLFCPVEDAVWTKRQAPRGRLVVVPGGGHGIQGSPTDPTGKNAVRSFLLN, encoded by the coding sequence ATGCGCAACCGCCTGGCCGCCCTGACCGCCGTCACCACGGTGCTCGTCAGCTGCATCTCCCCCACCGCCACGCCAACCCCCGGCCCGACTACCACCTCCACGTTGCAGAATCCGGTATCGGCGAACCCGGTGCTGGAAAACCCAGCACCCTGCCCGAACACTCCCGGCTTCACCTGTACGACATTGCGCGTCCCCCTCGACCACGGACGCCGTACCGGCCCTGCCCTCGAGCTGTCCGTTGCAGCCGCCGACAACGCCGACGCGCCTCGCGGCGTACTACTGCTGCTCACAGGCGGTCCAGGCCAACCCGGCGTTTCACTCGTCAACCGAGTCCGCAACTACTTCGACCCGGCCGTACTGGCGCAGTACCGGCTGGTGATGTTCGACCAGCGTGGGACAGGCCCGAAGGGCATCAACTGCCAGGAGCTCCAGACATCCGTAGGCGGCTCCGACTGGCTCACCCCGGCCGCAGATGCCGTCGACGCCTGCTCCCGGCAGCTCGGCAAGAACCGCGACTTCTACCGCTCTACCGACACCGTGGCGGACGTCGACTTGCTACGCCGGGCACTCGGCCAGCAGCGGCTCACGATCGACGGCGTCTCGTACGGCACGTTCACCGGCGCCCACTACGCGTTGAGCCACCCGAGCCGAGTGAGCGCGCTGATCCTCGACTCGGTCGTACCGTTCAGCGGTCTCGACCCATTCGGCGTCGATCTGCTGGGCACCACCACCCGAACCGTACTCGCGCGCGCCTGCGCCCAGGACCCCGCCTGTACGACGGACCCGGTCGCGGACCTCGCCTGGCTGCTACGGAACGGCGAGCTCGACGGCAAACCGATCAACGGCGTCAACTTCGTGGAATCGCTGTCGATCATGAGCGTCAGTTCGGTCAATCCCTCGTTCAAGGGCATACCGAAGCTGCTGAACGACGCGCGGAACGGGAACATGGCTCCCTTGAAGCAGTTCCTCGAGCGGGCGAGCGGCCTCGGCACCCCGTACGACCAACTCTCCGCCGGGCTGCACATGGCGACCCTCTGCTCGGATGTCCGGAAGCAGCCGTGGGGTACGTCCGAGACACCACTCGCGCTCCGCCAGGCCGCACTCGACCGCGCCGTCAGCCGGTTGGACCCGGCCACGCTTTACCCGTACGACGTACGGACCGCGCGCTCGATGCTGATGGTCGAGGGTTGCCTGCGCTGGGAACCGGCTCGCGCGTCGACGTACTCCAAGCTGCCGCGACTCGTGCCGCCCACGCTCATCCTGCACGGCACCAACGATCTGTTCTGCCCGGTCGAAGACGCTGTCTGGACCAAGCGGCAGGCGCCGCGCGGGCGGCTGGTCGTCGTACCGGGTGGTGGGCACGGGATTCAGGGCAGTCCGACCGACCCGACGGGCAAGAACGCGGTGCGCTCGTTCCTGCTGAACTGA
- a CDS encoding winged helix-turn-helix domain-containing protein produces the protein MLRIEFTAEDLAKTRILPTLGPFAETVLGVGSVRMARYPTAPWLAALRGSSVHELSDLARFYSPTPWIQLDLFSRVGAAADFGEAAERVLAMPDHLFRDEVEVARCRYTASWLRGIERAELAPRRRMVSVLERLHADTVAPHWSAISTALETERARLSRILADRGVEGLLSSLHPSIRWKSPVLELPTAGRWAMEPLLGRLQGEGLVVVPSVFCATGPTPYFPHDGRPAVLVYPIASDELWTSTSSSTALATLLGRTRAAMLQALAAGGTTTELAERVGVSLASASQHATALREAGLAVSVRERNKMQHGLTPLGQAVLERALR, from the coding sequence ATGCTGCGCATCGAGTTCACTGCCGAGGACTTGGCCAAAACGCGGATCCTGCCGACGCTCGGGCCGTTCGCCGAGACGGTGCTCGGGGTGGGCTCTGTGCGGATGGCGCGCTACCCGACCGCTCCTTGGCTTGCGGCGCTTCGGGGCAGCTCGGTGCACGAGTTGTCGGATCTGGCTCGCTTCTACAGCCCTACCCCTTGGATCCAGTTGGACCTGTTCAGCCGGGTGGGGGCGGCTGCGGACTTTGGTGAGGCCGCCGAGCGCGTGTTGGCCATGCCGGACCACCTGTTCCGGGATGAGGTGGAGGTGGCCCGCTGCCGGTATACGGCGTCCTGGTTGCGGGGGATCGAGCGGGCGGAACTGGCTCCGCGCCGAAGGATGGTCAGCGTGCTGGAGCGGCTGCACGCGGATACGGTCGCTCCGCATTGGTCTGCGATCAGTACGGCCTTGGAGACGGAGAGGGCGCGTCTGTCCCGCATCCTGGCTGACCGGGGCGTTGAGGGCTTGCTGTCATCGCTGCACCCGTCGATCCGCTGGAAGTCTCCGGTGCTGGAACTACCGACTGCGGGTCGTTGGGCCATGGAACCGCTGCTCGGCCGGTTGCAGGGCGAAGGCCTGGTTGTCGTGCCCTCGGTGTTCTGCGCGACCGGTCCAACGCCGTACTTCCCGCACGACGGTCGGCCCGCCGTACTGGTCTATCCGATCGCCAGTGACGAGCTGTGGACTTCAACGTCCTCTAGTACGGCGTTGGCGACGCTGCTCGGTCGGACGCGGGCAGCGATGCTCCAGGCGCTCGCTGCGGGCGGTACGACGACTGAGTTGGCTGAGCGGGTTGGGGTGTCTCTGGCGAGCGCTAGTCAGCACGCGACGGCGCTGCGCGAGGCAGGGCTGGCGGTGAGCGTGCGGGAACGCAACAAAATGCAGCACGGCCTGACCCCGCTAGGCCAGGCCGTGCTCGAACGCGCCCTCAGGTGA
- a CDS encoding SAF domain-containing protein produces MSRNEPLRHRLLRAVRWHRRSLAAVAAAAGVYLALTALAPAPPPTVRVLAAARDLPGGERLLPGDLRVVAIPPEFIPTGALRPETSAARRTLAAPIRAGEILTDARFVSPALVSSALVRRAGGAGVVAYPVRFDDAEVVALLRVGDRIDVYAATSTTSALAARLATGLRVMALPRAGPGAGPGAGSGAGSGETGIGSSLGGGGSTSGRSGALVVLELESQAAARIAQAATSSRLTLALSGIT; encoded by the coding sequence ATGAGCCGAAACGAACCTCTGAGGCATCGCTTGCTGCGGGCCGTGCGCTGGCATCGGCGGTCCCTGGCCGCGGTGGCCGCCGCCGCAGGCGTGTATCTCGCCCTCACCGCCCTCGCCCCCGCACCGCCTCCCACCGTGCGCGTTCTCGCCGCCGCCCGTGACCTTCCGGGTGGCGAGCGCCTACTGCCCGGCGATCTGCGAGTGGTCGCGATACCGCCGGAGTTCATACCGACGGGCGCGCTCAGACCCGAGACGTCCGCCGCCCGGCGGACGTTGGCCGCCCCGATCCGGGCCGGCGAGATCCTCACCGACGCGCGTTTCGTCTCCCCTGCGTTGGTCTCTTCTGCACTCGTACGGCGAGCTGGCGGCGCGGGCGTGGTCGCGTATCCGGTCCGCTTCGACGATGCCGAGGTGGTCGCGCTGCTCCGGGTCGGCGATCGGATCGACGTGTACGCCGCTACCAGCACCACCTCGGCGCTGGCGGCCCGCCTTGCCACAGGGCTGCGGGTGATGGCACTCCCCCGCGCTGGTCCTGGCGCTGGTCCTGGCGCTGGTTCTGGCGCTGGTTCTGGCGAGACCGGGATCGGGTCATCGCTCGGCGGCGGCGGTTCGACGTCCGGGCGGTCTGGCGCCTTGGTCGTGCTGGAGCTCGAATCGCAGGCGGCCGCGCGGATCGCTCAAGCTGCGACGAGCAGTCGGCTGACTCTCGCCCTCTCCGGAATCACCTGA
- a CDS encoding cell wall protein: protein MTTFDRRTLLTSAVLGTTASLVGATALGSLAPEAAFATRAKSPEPGAPDPDFAEGRVTGRNGAVVTAGGSDGRLHRIILTGGTSVWKLHPTTIDQVSIGDGLYARGVLLPDGMLAAESVWVNIVNLKVGITSIGRNQITMDHHGHKVVGHVVPGLSAAVYNGTPAVSDLSMLSVGRHAQVLGAWRPDTNEVDIATIYAAA, encoded by the coding sequence ATGACCACCTTCGATCGCCGGACCCTGCTCACCAGCGCCGTACTCGGTACCACCGCCTCCCTGGTCGGTGCGACCGCGCTCGGCTCCCTCGCCCCGGAGGCCGCATTCGCCACCCGGGCCAAGTCCCCCGAACCGGGCGCGCCCGACCCGGACTTCGCCGAGGGCCGGGTCACCGGCCGCAACGGCGCGGTCGTCACGGCAGGCGGCTCGGACGGCCGGCTGCACCGGATCATCCTCACCGGCGGCACCAGCGTCTGGAAGTTGCACCCGACAACGATCGACCAGGTCAGCATCGGCGACGGCCTGTACGCGCGTGGCGTGCTGCTGCCCGACGGCATGCTCGCGGCCGAATCGGTCTGGGTCAACATCGTCAACCTCAAGGTCGGTATCACCAGCATCGGCCGCAACCAGATCACGATGGACCACCACGGTCACAAGGTCGTCGGCCATGTCGTACCGGGTCTCAGCGCGGCGGTTTACAACGGCACCCCCGCGGTCTCCGACCTGTCGATGCTGTCCGTCGGGCGGCACGCGCAGGTGCTCGGCGCGTGGCGTCCGGATACCAACGAGGTCGATATCGCCACCATCTACGCGGCGGCCTGA